Proteins encoded in a region of the Salmo salar unplaced genomic scaffold, Ssal_v3.1, whole genome shotgun sequence genome:
- the LOC123732521 gene encoding low affinity immunoglobulin gamma Fc region receptor II-a isoform X1: protein MERTCLLLLLLSTLVYCSLGQGGASLSVSPDRSQFFKYESVSLSCEVQGNSAGWRVVRNTSRGNFSECNTDWGKQLASSCNVSLIPSYSGVYWCESGSGEHSNAVNITVPAGAVILESPALPVTEGDSVTLRCRYQGTPSNLTADFYRDGSLIKTETTGEMTIPAVSKSDEGLYKCTNSEGESPESWMTVTAPIPSPPVPVLSMSLPRLLCSLLVGSPYLLVTIILLVKYCRSRAQGGTRKTHQDQLGDHVEEE, encoded by the exons cctctctgagtgTCAGTCCTGACAGATCTCAGTTCTTTAAAtatgagtctgtctctctgagctgtgaggTTCAGGGCAACTCTGCTGGATGGAGAGTGGTGAGGAACACATCGAGAGGAAACTTTTCAGAGTGtaatactgactggggaaaacAACTAGCGTCTTCATGCAATGTGTCACTAATACCATCATACAGTGGAGTGTACTGGTGTGAGTCTGGGTCTGGAGAACACAGCAATGCTGTCAACATCACAGTACCTG ctggagctgtgatcctggagagccctgccctTCCTGTGACTGAGGGAGATTCTGTGACTCTGCGCTGCAGATATCAGGGAACTCCCTCTAACCTCACAGCTGATTTCTACAGAGATGGATCCCTCATCAAGACTGAGACTACAGGAGAGATGACCATCCCTGCAGTATCCAAGTCAGATGAAGGACTCTACAAGTGTACCAACTCTGAAGGAGAATCACCAGAGAGCTGGATGACTGTGACAG CTCCCATTCCATCTCCACCAGTCccagtgttgtccatgtctctaCCCAGGCTGCTGTGTAGTCTACTGGTGGGGTCTCCCTACCTGCTGGTGACCATCATACTGCTGGTGAaatactgcaggagcagggctcaaG GGGGAACCAGGAAGACCCACCAAGACCAATTAG GTGATCATGTTGAAGAAGAGTGA
- the LOC123732521 gene encoding low affinity immunoglobulin gamma Fc region receptor II-a isoform X2: MERTCLLLLLLSTLVYCSLGQGGASLSVSPDRSQFFKYESVSLSCEVQGNSAGWRVVRNTSRGNFSECNTDWGKQLASSCNVSLIPSYSGVYWCESGSGEHSNAVNITVPAGAVILESPALPVTEGDSVTLRCRYQGTPSNLTADFYRDGSLIKTETTGEMTIPAVSKSDEGLYKCTNSEGESPESWMTVTVPVLSMSLPRLLCSLLVGSPYLLVTIILLVKYCRSRAQGGTRKTHQDQLGDHVEEE, encoded by the exons cctctctgagtgTCAGTCCTGACAGATCTCAGTTCTTTAAAtatgagtctgtctctctgagctgtgaggTTCAGGGCAACTCTGCTGGATGGAGAGTGGTGAGGAACACATCGAGAGGAAACTTTTCAGAGTGtaatactgactggggaaaacAACTAGCGTCTTCATGCAATGTGTCACTAATACCATCATACAGTGGAGTGTACTGGTGTGAGTCTGGGTCTGGAGAACACAGCAATGCTGTCAACATCACAGTACCTG ctggagctgtgatcctggagagccctgccctTCCTGTGACTGAGGGAGATTCTGTGACTCTGCGCTGCAGATATCAGGGAACTCCCTCTAACCTCACAGCTGATTTCTACAGAGATGGATCCCTCATCAAGACTGAGACTACAGGAGAGATGACCATCCCTGCAGTATCCAAGTCAGATGAAGGACTCTACAAGTGTACCAACTCTGAAGGAGAATCACCAGAGAGCTGGATGACTGTGACAG TCccagtgttgtccatgtctctaCCCAGGCTGCTGTGTAGTCTACTGGTGGGGTCTCCCTACCTGCTGGTGACCATCATACTGCTGGTGAaatactgcaggagcagggctcaaG GGGGAACCAGGAAGACCCACCAAGACCAATTAG GTGATCATGTTGAAGAAGAGTGA